One window from the genome of Halomicrobium zhouii encodes:
- a CDS encoding putative sodium/potassium/calcium exchanger, protein MTSRTTNARRLLTAALVLVLGFGMLLSGVGTVYAQSGSCQEQINVVSGSQDSVQNASGDTNDQQGTATVDGDLLQNQDSDGDGSCQAQAQTLYYQQNQEQWVIAGEDNEQASGQGIVVFYTQNQTTTGDDNDQDSSQSGTVGQEEIQYVILGDDNEQVNAQAAAQMLEQSQSIGSGTGSDNVQNAEQDDNDVSQFQVQLSIAGDDNEQSGGQGAVQVFTQEQSVDDGDDNDQNAEQNDNDIGQQQVQLTIFGDDNEQIADQNAEQDFDQEQSVDDGDNNEQNAEQNDNDVDQRQVQLIIGGDNVEQDSDTDAEQSSSQDLEIDDGDDNEQDAENEQDADQDTNQQADGDFSEQDADLESDQESDQEASVDDGDDNEQESDSEQDGDQDANQDTDGIANDQDAEQDGEQENEQ, encoded by the coding sequence ATGACATCAAGAACCACAAACGCCAGGCGCCTCCTCACAGCAGCCCTCGTCCTCGTTCTGGGCTTCGGGATGCTGTTATCGGGCGTCGGAACCGTGTACGCACAGAGTGGATCGTGCCAGGAACAGATAAACGTCGTCTCGGGGAGCCAGGACTCCGTCCAGAACGCCTCGGGAGACACGAACGACCAGCAGGGGACGGCGACGGTAGACGGGGACCTGCTACAAAACCAGGATTCTGACGGCGATGGAAGCTGTCAGGCGCAGGCCCAGACCCTCTACTACCAGCAGAACCAGGAGCAGTGGGTCATCGCCGGTGAGGACAACGAACAGGCCTCCGGGCAGGGTATCGTCGTCTTCTACACCCAGAACCAGACGACGACTGGTGACGACAACGACCAGGACAGTTCCCAGAGCGGCACCGTCGGACAGGAGGAGATCCAGTACGTCATCCTCGGAGACGATAACGAGCAGGTGAACGCACAGGCCGCCGCCCAGATGCTCGAACAGTCCCAGTCCATCGGCTCCGGAACCGGGAGCGATAACGTCCAGAACGCCGAACAGGACGACAACGACGTCAGTCAGTTCCAGGTCCAGCTGTCGATCGCCGGTGACGACAACGAGCAATCGGGTGGCCAGGGCGCGGTGCAGGTGTTCACCCAGGAGCAGTCCGTCGACGACGGTGACGACAACGACCAGAACGCCGAGCAGAACGACAACGACATCGGCCAGCAGCAGGTCCAGCTGACGATTTTCGGCGACGACAACGAACAGATCGCCGATCAGAACGCCGAACAGGACTTCGACCAAGAGCAGTCCGTCGACGACGGCGACAACAACGAGCAGAACGCCGAGCAGAACGACAACGACGTCGACCAGCGGCAGGTCCAGCTCATCATCGGCGGCGACAACGTCGAGCAGGACTCGGACACCGACGCCGAGCAGTCCTCGAGCCAGGACCTCGAGATCGACGACGGTGACGACAACGAACAGGACGCCGAGAACGAACAGGACGCCGACCAGGACACGAATCAGCAGGCCGACGGCGACTTCAGCGAACAGGACGCAGACCTGGAGAGCGACCAGGAGAGCGACCAGGAAGCGTCGGTCGACGACGGTGACGACAACGAGCAGGAGTCCGACAGCGAACAAGACGGCGACCAGGACGCGAACCAGGACACGGACGGCATCGCGAACGACCAGGACGCCGAACAGGACGGTGAGCAGGAAAACGAGCAAGA
- a CDS encoding 30S ribosomal protein S5, whose protein sequence is MSNGWEPRTRLGKKVVDGEIETMQEALNSGLPLKEPEIVDQLVPDLEDEVLDINMVQRMTDSGRRVKFRCVVAVGNRDGLVGYAEGRDDQVGGAIQKAIEIGKLNLIDVSRGCGSWECGCGRPHTVALRTTGKAGSVEVELQPAPRGLGLAGGETVRHVLELAGIEDIWTRSSGNTRTTVNFAKATFNALRNTAEARVPERTFEKREVIE, encoded by the coding sequence ATGAGTAACGGATGGGAACCCCGCACGCGACTGGGCAAGAAGGTCGTCGACGGGGAGATAGAGACGATGCAGGAGGCCCTCAACTCGGGCCTCCCGCTCAAGGAACCGGAGATCGTCGACCAACTCGTCCCCGACCTCGAGGACGAAGTCCTGGACATCAACATGGTCCAGCGCATGACGGACTCGGGTCGCCGGGTCAAGTTCCGCTGTGTCGTCGCGGTCGGTAACCGCGACGGCCTCGTCGGCTACGCCGAGGGGCGGGACGACCAGGTCGGCGGAGCGATCCAGAAGGCCATCGAAATCGGGAAGCTCAACCTCATCGACGTCTCCCGGGGCTGCGGGTCCTGGGAGTGTGGCTGTGGCCGACCGCACACGGTCGCGCTGCGCACCACCGGCAAGGCCGGCAGCGTCGAGGTCGAGCTCCAGCCCGCACCGCGCGGTCTGGGCCTGGCGGGCGGAGAGACCGTCCGCCACGTGCTCGAACTCGCCGGCATCGAGGACATCTGGACGCGCAGTAGCGGCAACACGCGCACGACGGTGAACTTCGCGAAGGCGACGTTCAACGCCCTGCGCAACACCGCCGAGGCGCGCGTGCCCGAGCGAACCTTCGAGAAGCGCGAGGTGATCGAGTGA
- a CDS encoding FG-GAP repeat protein: MRAQTIAFLLAVVVVFGTAGTAAAVGGGYGGAPGETSRVAGPAVQSAASDDVGAASAETDTSGDGPPTGLVDLGENQTRFDDEAGDAGFGRSVASGDVNGDGTSDVVIGAPGANGTGAAYVFFGPVDPSTVSAADADLVLHGEAAGDRAGAAVASSDVDGDGVSELVVGAPGADGNGANAGAVYVVHGGESLAGERALSTADTTVVGDEAGDRLGHAVAARNGSDDRASVLVGAPGTDDDRGTAYAFSASTLHDSDGGTAAETADGSFVGEADGDRAGWAVDWSGDVTGDGRTNALIGAPDHDADAHERAGATYVVEMPSEESTNLDSATGKIVGAGADDRAGFSVAGAGDVDGDGVGDVAIGAPFNDSAGDDAGAAYVVAGGEDLRGAVTVERAAISVYGEAAGDHTGWSVAGAGDLDCDERADVVVGAPYHDAGGATTGAAYLLYGGSDSDEFRAAKLAGDSPGGEAGYDVSTAGTADGTDADGVLIGAPATGNDSQGGSAYLVSGACEADQSTGDDDGPAGTEPSERPNDVDTETERVGGDEAGEDGATGDTGGDDRDDADGDDGDDGEDGEDADGDDSADTPTGTDDGGSDDGSDERTDEETDGATEVADDGGTDRNVDDGDATPRDAGTEEGDDGSGDEQRDGDDETGAGDEDPGDDEDLSKSPEDDEDSTESPGSGTDDESESTPDAGEQSSQSQRQGIYVTQNQCQTQTGDGQQDQHQEQGVTVDQHQDGDGAEWYQSQDIYVDQSQCQYQGTGSSNDQYQRQSLVIRFASQRQGEGGDWIQTQRSSGRTNQSQSQSQDQESDGQSQRQIQQFTVTFLSQDQEAPASADGASQSQEQTVHVDQDQDQGQDAGVDQRQTQVQHVSVVYAGQEQVRSHQQGQSQRQSVNSTQRQAQVQTTNATNQSQNGSVAVAQGQRQGQNDSDGAQAQNQTVAVDQDQNQSQNSSLVTQTQRQNQSVVAAQAGNQSGGANQTQNQTGNQTQSQNQSVESGIQQSQNYTDGSGEETQNATFDGAQNQTQNQSGTGTQRQEQSITADRNQSQNQTASDIEDGSAASATNASMDNTTNASIDNSTVESTDEATDGPSNTPATASPEGEPGPRSNNSTESVAATGTETVTNGSEAETTSPPPATDSAVEATETTVPSDSTPASAPTPSDERTTRTPAATDGVASTPLPGTTPEQTPAATSEQTSSERDTSTETPLPTDTPTAAETSTATDTPTAAETSTATDTPTAAETSTTTQTPLPSPPETPTAVVTPTETLTPWNTSTPAGTVPATDTPSATVTPPATPVGSALSTPSLTRTDAPDGTAYPVTTPPTSVRPAETSTAASTAPGTETTGTGGTA, encoded by the coding sequence GTGCGCGCGCAAACGATCGCTTTCTTGCTGGCGGTCGTGGTCGTGTTCGGCACCGCTGGGACCGCCGCCGCGGTCGGCGGCGGCTACGGCGGGGCGCCCGGCGAAACGTCGAGAGTGGCCGGGCCAGCAGTTCAGTCCGCCGCCAGCGACGACGTGGGCGCAGCGTCGGCGGAGACGGACACCAGCGGTGACGGTCCACCGACCGGCCTCGTCGACCTCGGCGAGAACCAGACCCGGTTCGACGACGAAGCGGGCGACGCGGGGTTCGGCAGATCGGTCGCGAGCGGTGACGTGAACGGCGACGGCACGAGTGACGTCGTGATCGGTGCGCCGGGTGCCAACGGGACGGGAGCGGCGTACGTGTTCTTCGGGCCAGTCGACCCGTCGACCGTCTCCGCGGCCGACGCGGACCTCGTCCTTCACGGCGAAGCGGCGGGCGACCGGGCGGGCGCGGCCGTGGCGAGCAGTGACGTCGACGGCGACGGCGTCTCCGAACTGGTCGTCGGCGCACCAGGCGCGGACGGGAACGGAGCGAACGCCGGCGCGGTCTACGTGGTCCACGGCGGCGAGTCCCTCGCCGGTGAGCGGGCGCTCTCGACGGCCGACACGACTGTCGTCGGCGACGAGGCGGGCGACCGGCTCGGCCACGCCGTGGCCGCGCGAAACGGCTCCGACGACCGGGCCAGCGTCCTGGTCGGTGCCCCGGGAACGGACGACGACCGTGGGACCGCGTACGCGTTCTCGGCGTCGACGCTCCACGATTCGGACGGTGGCACCGCCGCGGAGACGGCCGACGGGTCGTTCGTCGGTGAGGCCGACGGCGACAGAGCCGGCTGGGCCGTCGACTGGAGCGGCGACGTCACCGGTGACGGGAGGACGAACGCGCTGATCGGTGCCCCCGATCACGACGCGGACGCGCACGAGCGAGCGGGTGCGACGTACGTCGTCGAGATGCCCTCCGAGGAATCGACGAACCTCGACTCTGCCACCGGGAAGATCGTCGGTGCCGGGGCGGACGACCGCGCCGGGTTCTCGGTGGCCGGGGCCGGCGACGTCGACGGCGACGGCGTCGGCGACGTCGCTATCGGGGCGCCGTTCAACGACAGCGCCGGTGACGACGCCGGGGCCGCCTACGTCGTCGCCGGGGGCGAAGATCTCCGGGGGGCGGTCACGGTCGAACGAGCCGCCATATCGGTGTACGGCGAAGCGGCCGGCGACCACACCGGCTGGTCGGTCGCCGGCGCCGGCGACCTCGACTGTGACGAACGGGCCGACGTCGTCGTGGGAGCGCCGTACCACGACGCCGGCGGTGCGACCACTGGCGCGGCCTACCTCCTCTACGGTGGGTCCGACAGCGACGAGTTCCGGGCAGCGAAACTCGCCGGGGATTCCCCGGGTGGAGAGGCCGGGTACGACGTCTCGACCGCCGGTACCGCCGACGGAACCGACGCCGACGGCGTCCTGATCGGCGCGCCGGCCACGGGGAACGACTCCCAGGGCGGTTCGGCGTACCTCGTCTCGGGCGCGTGCGAGGCCGACCAGTCGACCGGAGACGACGACGGACCCGCCGGAACGGAGCCGTCCGAGCGGCCGAACGACGTAGACACCGAGACGGAGCGTGTCGGCGGGGACGAGGCCGGCGAGGACGGCGCCACGGGCGATACTGGCGGGGACGACCGGGACGACGCCGACGGCGACGACGGCGACGACGGCGAAGACGGCGAAGACGCCGACGGTGACGACAGCGCGGACACCCCCACTGGAACCGACGACGGTGGTAGCGACGACGGTAGTGACGAAAGGACAGACGAGGAGACCGACGGAGCCACCGAAGTCGCGGACGATGGCGGGACCGACCGGAACGTCGACGACGGGGACGCTACACCTCGCGATGCCGGCACCGAGGAAGGCGACGACGGCAGTGGCGACGAACAACGCGATGGTGACGACGAGACCGGGGCCGGCGACGAAGACCCGGGCGACGACGAGGATCTGTCGAAGTCGCCCGAGGACGACGAGGATTCGACTGAATCGCCCGGGAGCGGGACCGACGACGAGAGTGAGTCGACGCCCGACGCGGGGGAGCAGTCGAGTCAGTCCCAGCGACAGGGAATCTACGTCACCCAGAACCAGTGCCAGACCCAGACCGGTGACGGTCAGCAGGACCAGCACCAGGAACAGGGAGTCACCGTCGACCAGCACCAGGACGGCGACGGCGCCGAGTGGTACCAGTCGCAGGACATCTACGTCGACCAGAGCCAGTGTCAGTACCAGGGAACGGGGTCTAGCAACGACCAGTACCAGCGCCAGTCCCTCGTCATTCGCTTCGCCAGCCAGCGCCAGGGCGAGGGCGGAGACTGGATCCAGACCCAACGCTCGTCTGGCCGGACGAACCAGTCGCAGTCCCAGTCGCAGGACCAGGAGAGCGACGGGCAGTCCCAGCGCCAGATCCAGCAGTTCACCGTCACGTTCCTGAGCCAGGACCAGGAGGCCCCCGCCAGTGCGGACGGCGCGAGCCAGTCCCAGGAACAGACCGTCCACGTCGACCAGGACCAGGACCAGGGTCAGGACGCGGGCGTCGACCAGCGCCAGACGCAGGTCCAGCACGTCTCGGTGGTCTACGCGGGCCAGGAACAGGTCCGCAGCCACCAGCAGGGACAGTCACAGCGACAGTCGGTGAACAGCACCCAGCGACAGGCCCAGGTCCAGACCACCAACGCGACGAACCAGTCACAGAACGGGAGCGTCGCGGTCGCCCAGGGCCAGCGACAGGGTCAGAACGACTCCGACGGAGCGCAAGCGCAGAACCAGACGGTAGCGGTCGACCAGGATCAGAACCAGTCACAGAACAGTTCCCTGGTCACCCAGACCCAGCGCCAGAACCAGTCGGTCGTCGCCGCCCAGGCGGGGAACCAGTCCGGCGGGGCGAATCAGACCCAGAACCAGACGGGAAACCAGACGCAAAGCCAGAACCAGTCGGTCGAATCTGGAATCCAGCAGTCCCAGAACTACACGGATGGGAGCGGTGAGGAGACGCAGAACGCGACCTTCGACGGCGCCCAGAATCAGACCCAGAACCAGTCGGGGACGGGGACCCAGCGCCAGGAACAGTCGATCACCGCGGACCGGAACCAGAGCCAGAACCAGACCGCGAGCGACATCGAGGACGGTTCGGCGGCGAGCGCGACGAACGCGTCGATGGACAATACGACGAACGCGTCGATAGACAACTCGACGGTCGAGTCGACGGACGAAGCGACCGATGGACCGTCGAACACCCCGGCTACCGCATCGCCGGAGGGCGAACCGGGTCCACGGTCGAACAACTCGACCGAGTCCGTCGCCGCGACTGGCACGGAGACGGTGACGAACGGGTCGGAAGCCGAGACGACGTCGCCCCCGCCAGCGACAGATTCGGCCGTCGAGGCGACCGAAACGACGGTGCCGTCGGACTCGACTCCCGCGTCGGCACCGACACCGTCGGACGAACGGACGACGAGGACACCTGCCGCGACAGATGGAGTCGCTTCGACGCCGCTACCGGGCACGACTCCCGAGCAGACGCCAGCCGCGACCAGCGAGCAGACGTCGTCAGAGCGCGACACGTCGACGGAGACGCCGCTACCGACCGACACGCCGACGGCGGCAGAGACGTCGACTGCGACCGACACGCCGACGGCGGCAGAGACATCGACTGCGACCGACACGCCGACGGCGGCAGAGACGTCGACGACGACGCAGACGCCGTTACCGTCTCCCCCAGAGACACCGACGGCAGTCGTGACCCCCACGGAGACGCTGACTCCGTGGAACACGTCGACACCTGCGGGAACGGTCCCGGCTACAGACACGCCGTCCGCGACAGTCACGCCGCCGGCCACGCCCGTCGGCTCGGCGCTCTCGACGCCCTCACTCACGCGGACCGACGCGCCAGACGGAACTGCATATCCGGTGACGACGCCACCGACGTCCGTCAGACCGGCCGAGACGTCGACGGCAGCATCGACCGCACCGGGTACGGAGACGACTGGGACTGGTGGGACGGCCTGA
- a CDS encoding AI-2E family transporter encodes MSVSLDTEFRRDRLVLWVVALLLLVAFLWVAWQYVGAVMLGLFAYYVTRPVFDRIYGRVGNRMLAVVVSLFTVALPVLVLTGWTAAIAIQGLLELLSTTGFEELAEMVEPYVDLSTLQADLVAAAEQAAADPEQLTTLGGNGVGNVFATLLGTFVLLFNVLLQLFIVLVIAFYLLRDDHRAASWARDAFAPRGSVVERYLVAVDRDLKNVYFGNILNAMVTGVLGAVVYVALNLVAPDVVSIPEPVLLGLLTGVASLIPVIGMKLVWIPIAVILLVDSLVTDPATAWFPVLFAGVSIVVIDYIPDQLLRPYVSGRSLHVGAIMLAYIVGPLLFGWYGLFLGPLVLVVVFEFARIVVPWLAHPERESGPARPGESAPVRSPSGVLRGIPSAMLRPREESESGATGERTDD; translated from the coding sequence GTGAGCGTCTCGCTCGACACCGAATTTCGCCGGGACAGACTCGTCCTCTGGGTCGTGGCCCTCCTGCTGCTGGTGGCCTTCCTGTGGGTGGCGTGGCAGTACGTCGGCGCGGTGATGCTCGGGCTGTTCGCCTACTACGTCACCCGGCCGGTGTTCGACAGGATCTATGGACGGGTCGGCAACCGCATGCTGGCGGTGGTGGTCTCGCTGTTCACGGTCGCGCTGCCGGTGCTCGTCCTCACCGGATGGACGGCCGCCATCGCGATCCAGGGGTTGCTGGAGCTCCTGAGTACGACCGGGTTCGAGGAACTCGCCGAGATGGTCGAACCCTACGTCGACCTCTCGACGCTTCAGGCGGACCTCGTCGCTGCCGCCGAACAGGCCGCCGCCGACCCGGAACAGCTCACGACCCTCGGGGGGAACGGCGTCGGAAACGTCTTCGCGACGCTGCTGGGCACCTTCGTGTTGCTGTTCAACGTTCTCCTCCAGCTGTTCATCGTCCTCGTCATCGCCTTCTACCTGCTGCGGGACGACCACAGGGCGGCCTCGTGGGCCCGGGACGCGTTCGCGCCGCGGGGCAGCGTCGTCGAGCGCTATCTCGTGGCAGTCGACCGGGACCTGAAGAACGTCTACTTCGGCAACATCCTCAACGCGATGGTGACGGGGGTGCTCGGTGCGGTGGTGTACGTCGCACTCAATCTCGTCGCACCGGACGTGGTTTCGATTCCGGAGCCGGTCTTACTGGGACTGCTCACCGGGGTGGCGAGCCTGATACCGGTGATCGGGATGAAGCTGGTCTGGATTCCCATCGCCGTCATCTTGCTCGTCGACTCGCTGGTGACCGACCCGGCGACGGCGTGGTTCCCCGTGCTGTTCGCCGGGGTGTCGATCGTCGTCATCGACTACATCCCCGACCAGTTGCTTCGGCCGTACGTCTCCGGGCGCTCGCTCCACGTCGGCGCCATCATGCTCGCCTACATCGTCGGCCCGCTGCTGTTCGGCTGGTACGGCCTCTTCCTGGGACCGCTGGTGCTCGTGGTCGTCTTCGAGTTCGCGCGCATCGTCGTCCCCTGGCTGGCGCACCCGGAGCGGGAATCGGGGCCCGCGCGGCCGGGCGAATCCGCACCGGTTCGGTCGCCGAGCGGCGTGCTCCGGGGTATTCCGTCGGCGATGCTTCGGCCGCGCGAGGAGTCGGAGTCGGGCGCCACCGGGGAGCGGACCGACGATTAG
- the rpmD gene encoding 50S ribosomal protein L30: MQALVQLRGDVNMDGDVQDTLGMLNVHHVNHCTLIPEEDTYRGMVTKVNDYVAFGEPSVETVEQLVAKRGEPLEGDADVDDDWIDENTDYSDLEALAEALVDEETTLREQGLSPTLRLHPPRGGHDGVKHPTKEGGQLGKHETEQIDALLEAMR, encoded by the coding sequence ATGCAAGCGCTCGTTCAGCTCCGTGGCGACGTGAACATGGACGGTGACGTCCAGGACACGCTGGGGATGCTCAACGTCCACCACGTCAACCACTGCACGCTCATTCCCGAGGAGGACACCTACCGCGGGATGGTCACGAAGGTCAACGACTACGTCGCCTTCGGCGAACCGAGCGTCGAGACGGTCGAGCAGCTCGTCGCCAAGCGCGGGGAGCCCCTCGAGGGCGACGCCGACGTCGACGACGACTGGATCGACGAGAACACTGACTACTCCGATCTCGAAGCGCTCGCCGAGGCGCTCGTCGACGAGGAGACCACGCTGCGCGAGCAGGGTCTCTCGCCGACGCTCCGTCTGCACCCGCCCCGTGGCGGCCACGACGGCGTCAAACACCCCACCAAGGAAGGTGGCCAGCTCGGCAAGCACGAGACAGAGCAAATCGACGCGCTCCTGGAGGCGATGCGATAA
- a CDS encoding uL15m family ribosomal protein gives MTSKKRRQRGSRTHGGGTHKNRRGAGHRGGRGNAGRDKHEFHNHEPLGKSGFKRPQKVQEEVVEIDVRELDEDATLLAAEDLATVEGGAFHIDVRDVVDDADTADVVKVLGGGQVRNELVLTADDFSESAREKVEDAGGAAELTEFGEERQAELEDEPDADEDDE, from the coding sequence ATGACGAGCAAGAAACGACGACAGCGCGGCTCGCGAACCCACGGCGGTGGCACCCACAAGAACCGGCGCGGTGCCGGCCACCGCGGTGGTCGCGGGAACGCCGGGCGCGACAAGCACGAGTTCCACAACCACGAACCGCTGGGCAAGAGCGGCTTCAAGCGTCCCCAGAAGGTCCAGGAGGAGGTCGTCGAGATCGACGTCCGCGAACTGGACGAGGACGCCACGCTGCTGGCGGCCGAGGATCTGGCGACCGTCGAGGGTGGCGCGTTCCACATCGACGTCCGCGACGTCGTCGACGACGCCGACACGGCCGACGTCGTGAAGGTGCTCGGCGGCGGCCAGGTCCGTAACGAACTGGTCCTGACCGCCGACGACTTCTCCGAGAGCGCTCGCGAGAAGGTCGAGGACGCAGGCGGCGCCGCGGAACTGACCGAGTTCGGCGAGGAGCGCCAGGCCGAACTGGAAGACGAACCCGACGCAGACGAAGACGACGAATAA
- a CDS encoding DUF7344 domain-containing protein has protein sequence MASNDPPEQRRSGDDLYAVLSNIRRRYVLYYVKRMDVPILLDELVEQIAAWERPRGTDGVTQSHRKSVHNALRQTHLPKLQAAGLIDHDPEANVVTPTEEAERVRLYPSAETSVWGHGYSLLSVVIVVFVGLDQLGAILLTPQTGTPLVEGLLLACVLLTVGYNYDRLRRCRRCQRCGPDVIVEEREAR, from the coding sequence ATGGCGTCGAATGACCCACCCGAGCAGCGTCGTTCGGGCGACGACCTCTACGCAGTTTTGAGCAACATCCGACGGCGATACGTCCTGTACTACGTCAAGCGGATGGACGTCCCGATTCTACTCGACGAACTGGTCGAACAGATCGCGGCGTGGGAGCGCCCACGAGGTACCGACGGCGTGACGCAGAGCCACCGCAAGTCCGTCCACAACGCCCTGCGGCAGACGCACCTCCCGAAACTCCAGGCCGCCGGGCTGATCGATCACGACCCCGAGGCGAACGTCGTCACGCCGACCGAGGAAGCGGAGCGAGTCAGGCTCTATCCGTCCGCCGAGACGTCCGTCTGGGGCCACGGGTACAGTCTCCTGAGCGTCGTCATCGTCGTCTTCGTCGGTCTCGACCAGCTCGGAGCGATCCTCCTCACGCCGCAGACGGGAACCCCGTTGGTCGAAGGGCTGTTGCTCGCGTGCGTCCTCCTGACTGTCGGCTACAACTACGACCGGCTCCGACGGTGCCGCCGGTGCCAGCGCTGCGGACCCGACGTCATCGTCGAAGAGCGAGAGGCGCGGTGA
- the secY gene encoding preprotein translocase subunit SecY produces MSWKDTAEPVLVRMPAVRRPEGHVPFKRKLMWTGGVLVLYFYLSNILLFGLNFDPNQGSIYGQFSSILGANQGSIMQLGIGPIVTASIVLQLLGGADLLGLDTQNNPRDQILYQGLQKLLVLVMICLTGLPMVFAGNFLPAQSVNLFGAQLGVGVVQWLIFAQIFVGGVLILFMDEVISKWGVGSGIGLFIIAGVSQRLIGGLFTFPAIGGQTRGFFATWIGIILGDIPTGPILAADGLQFVFSNEGGMILPLITTVLIFVVVVYAESVRVEIPLSNARVKGARGRFPVKLIYASVLPMILVRALQANIQFLGRILYSQLGGLPPWLGTYATRGGNPTQPTGGLFYYMAPIQSPEQWMWWAGASQEIWQIFIRIGVDLTFMVIGGAIFAVFWVETTDMGPEATAQQIHNSGMQIPGFRQNVGVIEKVLERYIPQVTVIGGALVGLLAVMANMLGTIGQVSGTGLLLTVSITYKLYEEIAEEQLMEMHPAMRRMFGD; encoded by the coding sequence ATGAGCTGGAAGGACACCGCCGAACCGGTCCTCGTCCGCATGCCCGCAGTCCGCCGTCCGGAGGGGCACGTCCCCTTCAAGCGGAAGCTCATGTGGACGGGCGGAGTGCTGGTACTGTACTTTTACCTCTCGAACATCCTGCTGTTCGGGCTGAACTTCGACCCCAACCAGGGGTCGATCTACGGTCAGTTCAGTTCGATCCTCGGCGCGAACCAGGGGTCGATCATGCAACTCGGGATCGGTCCCATCGTCACGGCGAGCATCGTCCTGCAACTGCTCGGCGGTGCCGACCTGCTCGGACTGGACACGCAGAACAACCCACGCGACCAGATCCTCTACCAGGGGCTCCAGAAGCTGCTGGTGCTCGTGATGATCTGCCTGACCGGGTTGCCGATGGTGTTCGCGGGGAACTTCCTGCCGGCACAGAGCGTCAATCTGTTCGGCGCACAGCTCGGCGTCGGCGTCGTCCAGTGGCTCATCTTCGCCCAGATCTTCGTCGGCGGCGTCCTCATCCTGTTCATGGACGAGGTCATCTCCAAGTGGGGGGTCGGCAGCGGTATCGGCCTGTTCATCATCGCCGGCGTGAGCCAGCGACTGATCGGCGGGCTCTTTACCTTCCCGGCCATCGGCGGCCAGACCCGGGGATTCTTCGCCACCTGGATCGGGATAATCCTCGGCGATATCCCCACCGGGCCGATCCTGGCCGCTGACGGACTCCAGTTCGTCTTCAGCAACGAGGGCGGGATGATCCTCCCGCTGATCACGACGGTGCTCATCTTCGTCGTGGTCGTCTACGCGGAGTCCGTCCGCGTCGAGATCCCGCTGTCGAACGCGCGGGTCAAGGGCGCGCGTGGTCGCTTCCCCGTGAAGCTCATCTACGCGAGCGTCCTGCCGATGATCCTCGTTCGCGCGCTCCAGGCCAACATCCAGTTCCTGGGCCGGATCCTGTACTCCCAGCTGGGCGGACTCCCGCCGTGGCTGGGGACGTACGCGACGCGGGGCGGCAACCCGACCCAGCCGACGGGCGGGCTGTTCTACTACATGGCACCGATACAGTCGCCCGAACAGTGGATGTGGTGGGCCGGTGCGAGCCAGGAGATCTGGCAGATCTTCATCCGCATCGGCGTCGACCTCACCTTCATGGTGATCGGCGGCGCCATCTTCGCCGTCTTCTGGGTCGAGACGACCGACATGGGCCCGGAGGCGACGGCCCAGCAGATCCACAACTCGGGGATGCAGATCCCCGGGTTCCGCCAGAACGTCGGCGTCATCGAGAAGGTGCTCGAGCGCTACATCCCGCAGGTGACCGTCATCGGCGGTGCGCTCGTCGGCCTGCTGGCTGTCATGGCCAACATGCTCGGCACCATCGGACAGGTGTCTGGAACTGGCCTGCTGCTGACGGTCTCCATCACGTACAAACTGTACGAGGAGATCGCCGAGGAGCAGCTCATGGAGATGCACCCGGCGATGCGCCGGATGTTCGGCGACTGA
- a CDS encoding 50S ribosomal protein L18: MATGPRYKVPMRRRREARTDYHQRLRLLKSGKPRLVARKSNNQVRAQLVTTGPDGDRTHAAAASNDLREYGWEAPTGNLPAAYLTGLLAGLRAVENGVEEAVLDIGLNSPTPGSKVFAVQEGAIDAGVEIPHNDDVLAEWERTRGDHIAEYAESLDEPLYSGDFDATDLPDHFTETRETLLEADEL, translated from the coding sequence ATGGCGACAGGACCACGATACAAGGTGCCGATGCGGCGTCGCCGCGAGGCCCGAACGGACTACCATCAGCGGTTGCGCCTGTTGAAATCAGGCAAGCCACGACTCGTTGCTCGCAAGAGTAACAACCAGGTCAGGGCGCAGCTGGTGACCACCGGGCCAGACGGTGACCGAACACACGCGGCAGCAGCGTCGAACGACCTGCGAGAGTACGGCTGGGAGGCCCCGACCGGCAACCTGCCGGCGGCGTACCTCACCGGTCTGCTCGCCGGCCTCCGGGCCGTCGAGAACGGCGTCGAGGAGGCAGTCCTCGACATCGGTCTCAACAGCCCGACGCCGGGCAGCAAGGTGTTCGCGGTACAGGAAGGCGCAATCGACGCAGGTGTCGAGATCCCCCACAACGACGACGTGCTCGCCGAGTGGGAGCGGACGCGCGGCGACCACATCGCCGAGTACGCAGAATCTCTCGACGAACCGCTGTACAGCGGGGACTTCGACGCCACTGACCTCCCGGACCACTTCACGGAGACCCGGGAGACACTACTGGAGGCAGATGAACTATGA